The Bacteroides fragilis NCTC 9343 genome includes the window AGGAATATGACCGTGACGATTACCTGATTATGCCTTATTTGTTCGACAGGAAGATGTATGACCAAGTGATCCGGATGAATGCCGCCCGTGAGAAGATGTATATCATGCGGGGGGATACGGTGAACTATTACATGACTACGATCAAGAGATCTCTTGGATGGGCTTATCGTGATAAGGGCGATTACCGTACTGCTGCAAGATATTTTGAGCAGTTGGCTGTGTTGCGCGACAGCATTAAGAATCGTGAACAAAAAAGTGCGGCATTGGAATTGGCAGCTGTTTATGAAACGAATGAAAAGGATTTGTTCATCCAGCAGCAGGCGGCTGATATGCAAAAGAGGAATCTCTTATTGGTATTTACCCTCTGTATCGTTTTTCTGTTGGGTGTGCTTTTGTGGCGGACGATACGGCATAACCGGATTATACGTCGCAAAAATAAGGCGATGGTAGGCACTATCGAAGATTTGCTGATACATAAAGAAGAATTGTATCGGAAAAAGGAGGAGAATCTTATTCTGAAAGAGCAATTGGAGAGGGAGCAGAATTTAAGGATGTCCGCAGGTGGGGGATCGCTATCAACCGATAAGGACGGGAAAGCGGAAACAACTGTTGTTCCGGAACCTCAAGCCGGAGATGGAAATGACATACACGATAGGATATTGTTCGACAAGTTGGAACACGAGATCATTAGCCGTCAGCTCTATCTTCAGCCGGACTTTTCGAGGGAGGAACTGATCAAGACAATCTATATTCCCAAAAATAAATTTGCTCCTCTTTTCAAGCAGTATGCGGGAATGAGCTTTTCGAAGTATATTAATAATCTTCGTTTGGAGTATGCGGCTAAGATGTTAAAGAACCACCCCGATTATACAGTAGATACGATAGCCCAGGAGTGTGGCATGTCGACTCAATCTCTTTATCGCCTCTTTTCGGGAAAGTTTGGAGTGACTCCGACAGATTTTCAGGTGGGGGTACAACATATTAATAATAAGAATATTACTGAGGACAAGTGAAAAAATGAGAGACTCAAAGTGAAAAAATGAGAGAATAACCTACTCGAAATGTTTTGATTTGAAAATCCTTCCTTCTACCTTTGAACCACATCAACGAAACTGGTTTAGGTGATGTACAGTACCCAATCTGCCGGGAGGTCTCTCTCGGCAGATTATTCTCGATAAGGCTGATCGGCATATCAGACCATTAGAAAACCTTTCT containing:
- a CDS encoding helix-turn-helix domain-containing protein: MRKLLYVILLLLFRLLMFPGAVCAEILSLPDSLITDDNVYKYTFSDFDKAQQVMEQLRKRKSLSMFRMDVVEGDLYFNVGQYYKALKFYKRALDSDSVRNNDKNYMEQVHRMISCYDCLHNENKKSLYVYLLLKRAEQCGDKAMQSVALFNMGKMLYYQGNKEKGYEYLEQAIEMMSKTDYRYKYDNLRYDYNTLLIFQKSDRRNEEALRTLAALEKVVTEETGSETPMEGLSAKEKKAMYAHYAVVLFRLGQAEEAERYYRKFLAESEEYDRDDYLIMPYLFDRKMYDQVIRMNAAREKMYIMRGDTVNYYMTTIKRSLGWAYRDKGDYRTAARYFEQLAVLRDSIKNREQKSAALELAAVYETNEKDLFIQQQAADMQKRNLLLVFTLCIVFLLGVLLWRTIRHNRIIRRKNKAMVGTIEDLLIHKEELYRKKEENLILKEQLEREQNLRMSAGGGSLSTDKDGKAETTVVPEPQAGDGNDIHDRILFDKLEHEIISRQLYLQPDFSREELIKTIYIPKNKFAPLFKQYAGMSFSKYINNLRLEYAAKMLKNHPDYTVDTIAQECGMSTQSLYRLFSGKFGVTPTDFQVGVQHINNKNITEDK